A portion of the Algimonas porphyrae genome contains these proteins:
- a CDS encoding M28 family peptidase, whose product MMGRLFQPRRKPFATALALLLASLFLLFLFSPKLIDAPRVDPDHPFNTQATIERLSRILGDESPHPVDSAVSDAVIDRLSTEIRQLGFEPIIDDAFHCSDRRNVACARVRNVGFWVTPPGPDAVMLASHHDSVPTGPGAADDGMGVASSLEIARLMKDRPLPRPLYVLITDGEEIGLVGAARFVRHDPVAPMIGAVVSLEARGNRGPAAMFETSDPNGRDLAALKPHPEDRVKGAVASSLSVDIYRAMPNGTDVTEYLTLDMDAANYAMTGHESHYHTRHDNLANLDRASVFHIGSSALSAVEGFMTVNEDSTDRAVIYADVLGFGVLSLPEHLAQPLIGLALILCVVALFRTDRKPAPLWRVLLLPLLALIAGTGVAILGGMAIDALRPESAYGTAWPIALRGVLISLSLLTAAFCARWLYRPDGADRFLVGAWAVMMSLGLTASFLFFGASVLFALPALLVIPAALLIILKQTSALRIVALILFALSAVLIAVLGLTMYVMAETALFVETSAPLTAFVVWTFIVLLPIVWTRPGSTRWPLYGAAAAVMSFGAASLLVPAYSEDAPLGRSLVHLAGDGFDGAHYTISARDPLPNPMRAAGDFTQGELSGYSRNLWITPAPPPDVVMPQIDILDNQIVDGTRRVALRIDAPDSDRIRISMQSDRTNSESLTLNGQLIALDGRSFPNITCTGRTCRELTMAMVLPDREEPINFNVWSTRYGHDAAADALLKARPDWMVPQHEGDRRSVRRRIAVPAPGPAPGPALIPASEPAEE is encoded by the coding sequence ATGATGGGCCGACTGTTTCAACCGCGCCGTAAGCCATTCGCGACCGCGCTTGCCCTTCTGCTGGCGAGCCTGTTTCTGCTTTTCCTGTTTTCCCCCAAACTGATTGATGCTCCACGGGTCGATCCCGACCATCCGTTTAATACTCAGGCGACGATAGAACGGCTGTCGCGCATTCTGGGTGACGAAAGCCCCCATCCCGTCGATAGCGCGGTCAGCGATGCCGTGATCGATCGGCTGAGTACGGAAATCCGGCAGCTGGGCTTCGAGCCGATCATCGATGATGCGTTTCACTGCAGTGACCGCAGGAACGTGGCCTGCGCGCGCGTGCGCAATGTCGGCTTCTGGGTGACGCCCCCCGGGCCCGACGCCGTCATGCTCGCCTCCCACCATGACAGTGTGCCGACCGGGCCGGGCGCAGCCGATGACGGGATGGGCGTCGCGTCCAGCCTGGAAATCGCTCGCCTGATGAAAGACCGCCCTCTGCCGCGCCCACTCTACGTCCTGATAACGGACGGCGAAGAGATCGGGCTGGTCGGGGCTGCCCGCTTTGTCCGGCATGACCCGGTCGCCCCGATGATCGGAGCCGTCGTCAGCCTGGAGGCGCGCGGCAATCGCGGACCGGCAGCCATGTTCGAAACCAGCGATCCGAACGGTCGCGACCTGGCCGCGCTTAAACCCCATCCCGAAGACCGGGTGAAAGGGGCGGTTGCCAGTTCCCTATCCGTCGACATCTACCGCGCCATGCCGAACGGGACGGATGTGACCGAATATCTAACGCTGGATATGGACGCCGCCAATTACGCCATGACCGGCCATGAAAGCCATTATCATACGCGCCATGACAATCTGGCCAATCTGGACCGGGCCTCCGTCTTTCATATTGGCAGTAGCGCCCTGTCCGCCGTGGAAGGGTTCATGACCGTGAATGAAGACAGCACCGATCGCGCGGTCATCTATGCCGATGTGCTGGGGTTCGGCGTCCTGTCCCTGCCCGAACATCTGGCGCAGCCCCTGATCGGGCTGGCGCTGATCCTTTGTGTCGTCGCCCTGTTCCGGACCGACCGCAAGCCCGCGCCGCTCTGGCGGGTTCTCCTTCTGCCCCTTCTGGCCCTGATTGCAGGAACAGGGGTTGCGATACTGGGCGGGATGGCGATTGATGCGCTGCGACCGGAAAGCGCTTACGGCACAGCCTGGCCGATCGCCTTGCGCGGCGTCCTGATCAGCCTCTCGCTGCTGACCGCCGCCTTTTGCGCACGCTGGCTCTACCGCCCGGACGGAGCCGACCGGTTTCTGGTCGGGGCCTGGGCCGTTATGATGTCGCTGGGCCTGACGGCCAGTTTCCTCTTCTTCGGGGCGTCCGTCCTGTTCGCATTGCCGGCCCTTCTGGTGATCCCGGCGGCCTTGCTGATTATCCTCAAACAGACTTCAGCGCTGCGGATCGTCGCGCTGATCCTGTTCGCCCTGAGTGCGGTGCTGATAGCGGTGCTTGGCCTGACGATGTATGTCATGGCGGAAACCGCCTTGTTCGTCGAAACCTCTGCTCCACTGACAGCATTTGTCGTCTGGACCTTCATCGTCCTTCTTCCAATCGTCTGGACCCGTCCGGGTTCGACCCGGTGGCCGCTATACGGCGCTGCCGCAGCCGTCATGAGTTTCGGCGCTGCAAGCCTGCTCGTGCCTGCCTATTCCGAGGATGCGCCGCTGGGCCGCAGCCTGGTCCATCTGGCCGGCGATGGATTTGACGGCGCGCATTACACGATAAGTGCGCGCGACCCGCTGCCGAACCCGATGCGCGCCGCCGGGGATTTCACACAGGGCGAACTGAGCGGCTATTCGCGCAATCTCTGGATCACGCCTGCCCCGCCGCCGGATGTCGTCATGCCCCAAATCGATATTCTCGACAATCAGATCGTGGACGGCACGCGCCGCGTCGCATTACGGATAGACGCCCCTGACTCCGACAGGATTCGAATCTCGATGCAGAGCGACAGAACCAATAGCGAGAGCCTGACACTCAACGGCCAGCTGATCGCACTGGATGGCCGGTCCTTCCCGAACATCACCTGCACCGGGCGAACCTGCCGTGAGCTTACGATGGCGATGGTGCTGCCGGACCGCGAGGAGCCGATCAATTTCAATGTCTGGTCAACGCGTTACGGGCACGACGCGGCGGCGGACGCGCTGCTGAAGGCGCGCCCGGACTGGATGGTGCCGCAGCATGAAGGTGATCGGCGCTCAGTGCGTCGCCGGATCGCAGTTCCTGCCCCCGGACCTGCACCGGGTCCCGCCCTTATCCCCGCTTCGGAACCCGCTGAGGAGTGA